A window of Ignavibacterium sp. contains these coding sequences:
- a CDS encoding glycoside hydrolase family 2 TIM barrel-domain containing protein: MKSKFFLVFTTIFVLFNLSVFPQIVFRDLPNYKINTSDLLFYDITETRQVIPLNGIWKVYPKNDPEKSVNINVPSVFKGSGEFIFQKNFKLTEKQIKENKIDIVFFGLNYSADISLNKIIIYRHTGGDLPFTVRLPRDILKSDGDNIISVSLVYKLDAENTIPLKQRFFFPQNFGGLIRDVYLHLIPNINLQKTELSSSIDFKGNKATVTINSQIVNNQFRNPGDTLPELSNFTFVTQIFSPDGRTFSVSDKKDFELKRNREIQIKNSLTISNPVLWSPENPQSYLVRLEIFSGGNLIDRYDQSIALYSLTASNENLLLNNQPYKLNGVTYIPSFKTFGSMMTYSQMEADIIKIKDTGFNSVRFAKSIPHPYLLKLCETYGLLPVVELPLGNIPEGLSNSINFTARVKNYLNLLIDAYSKFSAFSVLNLGSSFIQKSESHRSFLNNISSFVKSKRNVLVAASIFRTEADEVEGIDLYGIEIFNNSVNNYENEIKSLQEKIGKGRLFISDATYTASIGQTDGYVNEYSFEAQAKFFEDLLNFSEQNNLSGYFVNTMFDLRGDYASLTSGYDEDNVYKIGLITEDRKQERLAYKVISAKLRNAERVTIPIGAKKDDAPMIFIVTGLLLALVMGVLVNSGKKFREDASRALLRPYNFFADVRDQRIISAYHSIYLAIVVSLVNALISANVLYYLKTSFFFEKFLLSFGSPAIMSAVSYLAWHPFNAIVWLFVITIMVLIILMLLIKAAAFFVKTKVYLSSTFFTVIWSLLPIVLLIPVGIVLYRLLNADVANLYIFISLIIIKLWLLYRLIKGIYVIYDVNPSTVYFYSIVFILGVITVVTVYYEVNSSVVENILLTLKQFNII; the protein is encoded by the coding sequence TTGAAAAGTAAGTTTTTTCTTGTTTTTACTACGATTTTTGTTTTGTTTAATCTCTCCGTTTTTCCTCAAATAGTTTTCAGAGATTTACCTAATTACAAAATAAATACATCAGATTTACTTTTTTACGATATAACCGAGACCCGACAGGTTATTCCACTTAACGGAATATGGAAAGTCTATCCGAAAAACGATCCGGAAAAATCTGTTAATATCAATGTTCCATCCGTGTTTAAAGGTTCCGGTGAATTTATTTTTCAGAAAAATTTTAAGCTTACTGAAAAGCAAATAAAAGAAAATAAAATTGACATAGTATTCTTCGGGCTGAACTATTCTGCTGATATTTCTCTGAATAAAATTATTATTTACAGACATACTGGTGGTGATCTTCCGTTTACTGTAAGACTACCGAGAGATATTTTGAAATCCGATGGCGATAACATTATTTCTGTTTCACTGGTTTATAAACTTGATGCCGAAAACACTATTCCTCTTAAACAAAGATTTTTCTTTCCGCAGAATTTTGGTGGACTTATCCGGGATGTTTATCTGCATCTGATACCAAACATAAATCTGCAAAAAACTGAGTTAAGCTCTTCAATTGACTTTAAGGGAAACAAAGCAACTGTTACTATAAATTCTCAAATAGTTAATAATCAATTCAGAAATCCTGGCGACACACTTCCGGAGCTATCAAACTTTACTTTTGTAACTCAGATTTTTTCTCCGGACGGAAGAACATTTTCGGTGAGCGATAAAAAAGATTTTGAACTGAAGCGCAACAGAGAAATTCAGATTAAAAATTCTTTAACTATTTCGAATCCGGTTTTATGGTCGCCGGAAAATCCTCAATCATATCTTGTAAGATTAGAAATCTTCAGTGGTGGAAATCTGATTGACAGATATGATCAAAGTATTGCTCTATATTCTTTAACTGCTTCAAATGAAAATCTTCTTTTGAATAATCAGCCATACAAACTAAACGGAGTAACATACATTCCATCATTCAAAACTTTTGGAAGTATGATGACTTACTCTCAGATGGAAGCAGATATAATCAAGATAAAAGATACCGGTTTTAATTCAGTTAGATTTGCTAAATCAATTCCTCATCCATATTTACTCAAGTTGTGTGAGACATACGGACTTCTTCCAGTAGTTGAATTACCACTTGGCAATATTCCCGAGGGACTTTCAAACTCAATAAACTTTACTGCAAGAGTTAAAAATTATTTAAATCTGCTAATTGACGCTTACAGTAAATTCTCTGCTTTTTCTGTTCTTAATCTTGGCTCATCATTTATTCAGAAATCAGAATCTCACAGATCATTTTTGAATAACATTTCTTCTTTCGTAAAATCGAAAAGAAATGTTCTTGTCGCGGCATCTATCTTCAGAACTGAAGCTGATGAAGTTGAAGGAATTGATTTATATGGAATTGAAATATTTAATAATTCTGTGAACAACTATGAGAACGAAATAAAATCACTTCAGGAAAAGATTGGTAAAGGCCGCCTTTTTATTTCTGATGCAACATACACAGCAAGCATTGGACAAACAGATGGTTATGTTAATGAATATTCATTCGAAGCACAGGCAAAATTCTTTGAAGATTTATTAAATTTTTCAGAACAGAATAATCTTTCAGGATACTTCGTTAATACGATGTTCGATTTGCGAGGAGATTACGCTTCTCTTACTTCCGGTTATGATGAAGACAATGTTTACAAAATCGGTTTGATAACTGAAGACAGAAAACAAGAACGTCTCGCTTATAAAGTTATATCAGCAAAACTCCGGAATGCAGAAAGAGTTACAATTCCAATCGGTGCAAAAAAAGATGATGCTCCGATGATCTTTATTGTTACAGGATTATTACTTGCTTTGGTTATGGGTGTACTTGTCAATTCTGGTAAAAAGTTTCGTGAAGATGCATCAAGAGCATTACTTCGTCCATACAACTTTTTTGCTGATGTGCGTGATCAAAGAATTATTTCAGCATATCATTCTATCTATCTAGCAATTGTGGTGAGTCTTGTAAACGCATTGATTTCCGCAAATGTCCTTTATTATTTGAAGACAAGTTTTTTCTTTGAAAAGTTTTTACTTTCTTTCGGAAGCCCGGCTATTATGAGCGCTGTAAGTTATCTTGCCTGGCATCCGTTCAATGCGATTGTTTGGTTGTTCGTTATAACAATTATGGTTTTAATTATACTTATGCTTTTAATTAAAGCTGCAGCATTTTTCGTCAAGACAAAAGTTTACTTATCAAGTACATTCTTTACTGTAATCTGGTCTTTGCTTCCGATTGTTCTTCTTATTCCTGTTGGAATAGTTTTATACAGATTACTCAATGCAGATGTTGCTAATCTTTATATTTTCATTTCTCTTATTATTATTAAACTCTGGCTACTTTACAGATTGATAAAAGGCATCTATGTTATTTACGATGTAAATCCATCAACAGTTTATTTTTATAGCATCGTATTTATTTTAGGAGTGATAACAGTTGTAACTGTTTATTACGAAGTTAACAGCTCAGTAGTAGAAAACATTTTACTAACATTAAAACAATTTAACATTATTTAA
- a CDS encoding DUF423 domain-containing protein — protein MNNKKFWIVISAVSGFSAVAIGAFGAHGLKEKLTAEMLEVYKTGVLYHLVHTVVLLSLALSEKIKTNVPSIFFLAGIILFSFSLYIYSTSGIRFFAMITPLGGVSFLIGWLMIIVSVMKKKFLVDK, from the coding sequence ATGAACAATAAAAAATTCTGGATTGTTATTTCTGCTGTATCGGGTTTTTCAGCTGTTGCAATCGGTGCTTTCGGTGCGCACGGATTAAAAGAGAAGCTAACTGCCGAAATGCTCGAGGTTTATAAAACCGGTGTACTTTATCATTTGGTTCACACGGTTGTTTTACTTTCACTTGCTTTATCGGAAAAAATTAAAACTAATGTGCCATCAATATTTTTTTTGGCAGGAATAATTTTATTTTCATTTTCACTTTACATCTACTCAACGAGCGGAATTAGATTTTTTGCAATGATAACTCCTTTGGGAGGTGTTTCATTTCTGATTGGATGGTTGATGATAATAGTTAGTGTAATGAAAAAAAAATTCTTAGTTGATAAATAG
- the smc gene encoding chromosome segregation protein SMC encodes MYLSKLEIFGFKSFAQKTVINFNEGITSIVGPNGCGKTNVVDAIRWCLGEQRSGVLRSDKMENVIFNGTANRKPMGMAEVSLTIQNTKGILPTEYTDVTITRRIFRSGESEYLLNKNLCRLKDITNLFMDTGIGANAYSVIELKMVETILSSKAEERRILFEEAAGVNKYKLRRRLALRKLDEVKADLTRVNDIVSEVEKKVASLERQAKKADRHNALSTQLRELELDLAEREFALFHIKIDELKKSREDNFQRKIQIESDIARLEDEIKDARDKLLIIEQELAEKRNLITEQTDKIYQVQKSLSVKNERKNSLERNKTKYSEELIELENELRNAEELISSGRKNLITFDEALKQKELQKQEVEKQLEELNSLLEQKRSELKNHSDILLSKVKEISNKENELKNVEKSLSDFYTRIEKLNEKIQNISNTIAKTVGFVEELGNERDETKRKIEEAEQLFVQKQNEKLKLEGELTHLKEKEVEQKSLIKSIKEKAEFIQNLIENLEGVSKGAKALLENKSWLRGETTILAHIGNTDEKYRFAVEASLKNNLNNILVESIDDLLKGIEYLRNKKIGKASFFFPPNGNENKQSFFDKIQNFILKNKARKLSRESGFIGWTIDFIQTDNKWKNFFDKILQRTCIVDNLDSAFALYKKYPQFNFATLNGDLISTDGIIEAGSEPKLDDSLFGRKQLLENLKNELPSHERKLVELQKEILWKEEQLNEIDLAVLSERGRMLVNDLANVEKQIAQFEYEIKKSNDESDKTQKEIQEFAALANELDNQKIKVSEELSVLKLQQEQLNSEQTTLEEEFRLVRTKHDETLNILNNLKIEIERTIGEIKNTNNAIARAEESISSIKSNIERRKNDIASAEEEIQTIHTELESENQNLRSLEDAKNELNKLLEEVESRYKESREEVNKKESELKQLRNEREQLSNLIHKSEIDLKELDMKKESLVEHIKESYSLNLEKKVFEDLDTFNFSERHTQVQEIKDKIKNLGPINLLAYSEYEEEKQRLEFLHKQRDDLIESEKDVIKTIEEINQTAQAQFKETFDKIRENFIKIFRTLFDPGDEADLRLEENEDPLEAKIEIIAKPKGKRPQSIDLLSGGEKTLTAIALLFAIYLVKPSPFCILDEIDAPLDDANIDRFTRILHEFKKDTQFIVVTHNKRTMEAAETMYGVTMQEEGVSKLVAVRFNEDFDFVDK; translated from the coding sequence TTGTATCTATCAAAGCTTGAAATATTTGGATTCAAATCTTTTGCGCAGAAAACCGTAATTAATTTTAACGAAGGTATCACTTCGATTGTAGGACCAAACGGTTGCGGTAAAACCAATGTTGTTGATGCTATAAGATGGTGTCTTGGCGAGCAAAGAAGTGGTGTTTTACGAAGCGATAAAATGGAAAATGTTATCTTTAACGGAACTGCTAACCGCAAACCAATGGGAATGGCTGAGGTTTCGCTAACGATTCAAAATACCAAAGGAATTCTTCCTACCGAATACACTGATGTTACAATTACAAGAAGAATTTTCCGTTCCGGTGAAAGTGAATATCTTCTGAATAAAAACCTTTGCAGACTTAAAGATATAACAAATCTTTTTATGGATACCGGAATTGGCGCAAATGCCTATTCGGTTATCGAATTGAAAATGGTTGAAACTATTCTGAGCAGCAAAGCAGAAGAAAGAAGAATTCTCTTTGAAGAAGCTGCCGGAGTTAACAAATATAAATTACGAAGAAGACTAGCACTCAGAAAACTTGATGAAGTAAAAGCAGATTTAACCAGAGTAAACGATATTGTTTCTGAAGTTGAAAAGAAAGTTGCTTCACTTGAAAGACAAGCAAAAAAAGCCGACAGACACAATGCCCTTTCTACTCAGCTAAGAGAACTTGAGCTTGATTTGGCTGAAAGAGAATTTGCATTATTCCACATTAAGATTGATGAACTGAAAAAATCCCGCGAAGATAATTTTCAAAGAAAAATTCAGATTGAATCTGATATTGCAAGACTCGAAGATGAAATCAAAGATGCCCGTGATAAGCTTTTGATTATCGAACAGGAGCTTGCTGAAAAAAGAAATCTGATTACCGAACAGACAGACAAAATTTATCAGGTTCAGAAATCACTTTCAGTAAAGAATGAAAGAAAAAATTCTCTCGAAAGAAATAAAACAAAATATTCCGAAGAGCTTATCGAGCTTGAAAACGAACTTCGTAATGCTGAAGAGTTAATTTCAAGCGGAAGAAAAAATCTTATCACCTTTGATGAAGCACTTAAACAAAAAGAATTACAGAAGCAGGAAGTTGAAAAGCAGCTTGAAGAATTAAATTCTCTTTTAGAACAAAAAAGAAGTGAATTGAAAAATCATTCTGATATTCTTCTTTCAAAAGTAAAAGAGATAAGCAATAAAGAGAATGAACTGAAGAATGTTGAAAAATCTTTATCGGATTTTTACACCAGAATTGAGAAACTGAACGAAAAGATTCAGAATATCTCGAACACGATTGCAAAAACTGTTGGCTTTGTTGAAGAACTTGGTAATGAACGAGATGAAACAAAACGAAAGATTGAAGAAGCAGAACAACTTTTCGTTCAGAAGCAAAATGAAAAACTTAAGCTCGAAGGTGAGTTAACTCATCTCAAAGAAAAGGAAGTTGAACAAAAAAGTTTAATTAAATCAATAAAAGAAAAAGCCGAGTTCATTCAGAACCTGATTGAAAATCTTGAAGGCGTTTCGAAAGGTGCAAAAGCATTACTTGAGAATAAGTCCTGGCTTCGCGGTGAAACGACTATTCTTGCTCATATTGGAAACACAGATGAAAAATATCGCTTTGCAGTTGAAGCTTCGCTGAAAAACAATCTCAACAATATTCTTGTTGAATCAATTGATGATTTGTTAAAAGGAATTGAATACTTACGAAATAAAAAAATCGGGAAAGCGTCATTCTTCTTTCCTCCAAATGGAAATGAAAACAAACAAAGTTTCTTTGATAAAATTCAGAATTTCATTCTGAAGAATAAAGCCAGGAAGCTTTCACGGGAATCAGGTTTCATCGGATGGACTATCGATTTTATACAAACAGATAACAAGTGGAAAAATTTCTTTGATAAAATTCTTCAAAGAACCTGCATAGTTGATAATCTCGATTCAGCTTTTGCACTTTATAAAAAATATCCGCAATTCAATTTTGCAACTCTCAATGGTGATTTGATTTCAACTGATGGAATTATTGAAGCTGGTAGTGAACCAAAACTTGATGATTCGCTCTTCGGAAGAAAGCAATTGCTTGAGAATCTTAAAAATGAATTGCCATCTCACGAAAGAAAATTAGTCGAGCTTCAGAAAGAAATTCTCTGGAAAGAAGAACAACTAAATGAAATTGATTTAGCTGTGCTTTCTGAACGCGGCAGAATGCTTGTAAATGATCTCGCAAATGTTGAAAAGCAAATTGCACAGTTTGAATATGAGATTAAAAAATCAAATGATGAATCTGATAAAACACAGAAAGAAATTCAGGAGTTTGCTGCATTAGCAAATGAACTTGATAATCAGAAAATTAAAGTCTCAGAAGAGCTTTCTGTTTTGAAATTGCAGCAGGAACAACTTAATTCCGAACAAACAACGCTCGAAGAAGAATTCCGTCTGGTCAGAACAAAGCATGATGAAACACTTAACATTCTGAATAATCTTAAAATCGAAATTGAAAGAACAATCGGTGAAATAAAAAACACCAACAATGCAATTGCACGAGCCGAAGAATCAATTTCTTCAATCAAATCAAATATTGAAAGAAGAAAGAATGATATAGCATCTGCCGAGGAAGAAATTCAAACCATTCACACAGAGTTGGAAAGCGAGAATCAAAACCTACGATCGCTTGAAGATGCAAAAAATGAGCTGAACAAACTTCTCGAAGAAGTTGAGTCAAGATATAAAGAGTCAAGAGAAGAAGTGAATAAAAAAGAAAGCGAGTTAAAACAACTTCGTAATGAAAGAGAACAGCTTTCAAATCTTATTCATAAGTCAGAGATTGATCTTAAAGAACTTGATATGAAAAAAGAATCTCTGGTTGAACACATTAAAGAATCATATTCACTTAATCTTGAAAAGAAAGTGTTTGAAGACCTTGACACATTCAATTTCAGCGAAAGACATACGCAGGTTCAGGAAATAAAAGATAAAATTAAAAATCTCGGTCCAATCAACCTTCTTGCATATTCCGAATATGAAGAAGAAAAACAACGACTCGAATTTCTGCACAAGCAAAGAGATGATTTAATTGAATCAGAGAAAGATGTTATTAAAACAATTGAAGAGATCAATCAGACTGCTCAGGCGCAATTCAAAGAAACTTTTGATAAAATCAGAGAGAACTTTATTAAGATTTTCAGAACACTTTTCGATCCCGGCGATGAAGCTGATTTAAGATTGGAAGAAAATGAAGATCCTCTTGAAGCAAAAATTGAAATCATCGCAAAGCCAAAAGGTAAACGACCACAATCAATTGATTTGCTTTCAGGTGGTGAAAAAACACTCACAGCGATTGCATTGCTTTTTGCAATCTACCTTGTTAAGCCAAGTCCGTTTTGTATACTCGATGAAATTGATGCTCCGCTTGATGATGCAAACATTGATCGTTTCACCAGAATTTTGCACGAGTTTAAAAAAGATACTCAGTTCATAGTTGTAACCCACAATAAAAGAACAATGGAAGCAGCTGAAACTATGTATGGCGTAACGATGCAGGAAGAAGGAGTTTCGAAACTTGTTGCGGTTCGCTTTAATGAAGATTTTGATTTTGTGGATAAATAA